A window from Bacteroidota bacterium encodes these proteins:
- a CDS encoding alpha/beta hydrolase: MYDIDDAVAKIIFILIILYGLVLLAAYIFQERLLFYPSKLPSDYEFNAGPNAEELFLETSDNERINALHINKGSKKIILYFHGNAGVMDSWQLTYDNFKNTGYGLLIIDYRGYGKSTGTPSEKGLYADAQAAYNYLLQQGFDSDSIIIYGRSLGSGVACHLMAMHNKGRLILETPYTSIMDIAKKNYPYFIPQFTLRNRFSCIRYMKHIRVPLLLVHGTQDEVVPYHHVTTLHGLYLGPKTLITISNGAHNNLREFDAYTNALIAFLR; this comes from the coding sequence TTGTATGATATTGATGATGCGGTGGCAAAAATAATTTTCATATTAATTATTCTATACGGACTGGTATTGCTTGCGGCATATATCTTTCAGGAGCGGTTGTTGTTTTACCCTTCGAAGCTTCCTTCCGATTATGAATTTAATGCAGGCCCCAATGCTGAAGAGTTATTTCTTGAAACGAGCGATAACGAGCGTATTAATGCTTTGCATATCAATAAGGGTTCAAAAAAAATTATTTTATATTTTCATGGCAATGCCGGTGTTATGGATAGTTGGCAATTAACCTATGATAATTTTAAAAATACAGGATACGGGTTGCTTATTATAGACTATCGCGGTTATGGCAAAAGTACAGGCACTCCATCCGAAAAGGGCCTCTATGCTGATGCGCAGGCAGCTTACAATTACTTGTTGCAACAAGGTTTTGATAGTGATTCTATCATTATTTATGGACGCTCACTTGGCAGTGGTGTGGCCTGTCATCTAATGGCAATGCATAACAAAGGCCGCTTAATTCTCGAAACTCCGTATACCTCTATCATGGATATTGCCAAGAAAAACTATCCATACTTTATTCCTCAATTTACCTTGCGCAATCGATTTTCATGCATCCGGTATATGAAACATATAAGGGTACCGTTACTTTTAGTTCATGGCACTCAGGATGAGGTTGTTCCTTATCATCACGTCACCACCCTGCATGGGCTTTACTTAGGTCCCAAGACCCTCATAACTATATCCAACGGGGCTCATAATAACCTTCGCGAATTTGATGCTTATACCAATGCATTGATTGCGTTTTTAAGATAA
- a CDS encoding bifunctional UDP-3-O-[3-hydroxymyristoyl] N-acetylglucosamine deacetylase/3-hydroxyacyl-ACP dehydratase: MQTTIQTAVSVEGVGLHTGQKSTITILPGAENSGFRFRRIDLQGNPEVIADCDLVSDTARGTTITQNGVSVNTTEHLLAALAGMEIDNALIEISGPEIPIMDGSSRAFVEAIKRAGVQQQKAERKYYVLDENITYEDPSRKVEMLAVPSEEFRVTVMVDYNSDVLGTQHAQIHSMNQFESEISACRTFVFLHEIMPLLKKNLIKGGDISNAIVLVDQPIPDSEIAELQKIFNKPDIKVEGKGVLNHIQLHFSNEPARHKLLDIVGDFATIGVPLKAHILAARPGHKANIEFAQKIKSMIKSKRLKSVVPKFDLNKPPVFDINRIASYLPHRFPFLLIDKIIELSETKVVGVKNVTMNEWFFEGHFPNNPVMPGVIQIEAMAQTGGILALNSVPDPSNYWTYFMKIEYAKFKNKVLPGDTLVFDLELVQPIRRGIVLMRGVAYAGDKVALEAEMMAQIIKKS, encoded by the coding sequence ATGCAAACTACAATACAAACGGCCGTTTCGGTAGAAGGAGTGGGATTGCATACCGGTCAAAAATCGACCATTACCATATTACCGGGAGCTGAAAATTCAGGATTTCGTTTTCGAAGAATTGACCTCCAAGGTAACCCAGAAGTTATTGCTGACTGCGATCTTGTTAGCGATACAGCCCGTGGTACAACCATCACGCAAAACGGAGTAAGTGTAAATACAACTGAACACCTGCTTGCTGCGCTAGCCGGAATGGAAATTGATAATGCCCTGATAGAAATATCTGGCCCCGAAATTCCAATTATGGATGGCAGTTCGCGTGCATTTGTAGAAGCAATAAAACGTGCCGGTGTGCAGCAGCAAAAAGCTGAACGTAAGTATTATGTGCTTGACGAAAACATCACCTACGAAGACCCATCGCGCAAAGTAGAAATGCTTGCAGTACCAAGCGAAGAGTTTCGTGTTACCGTTATGGTTGACTATAACAGCGATGTATTGGGAACACAGCACGCTCAGATACACTCAATGAATCAGTTTGAAAGCGAAATATCAGCTTGCCGCACATTTGTTTTTTTACACGAGATTATGCCCCTCTTAAAAAAGAATTTGATTAAAGGGGGAGATATAAGTAATGCAATTGTATTGGTTGACCAGCCTATTCCGGATAGTGAAATTGCTGAACTTCAAAAAATATTTAATAAACCCGATATCAAAGTTGAAGGCAAAGGAGTGCTCAATCACATTCAGTTGCATTTTAGCAACGAGCCTGCACGTCATAAGTTGTTAGATATTGTTGGAGATTTTGCAACCATAGGCGTACCGCTCAAAGCGCACATACTTGCCGCCCGCCCAGGGCACAAAGCGAATATAGAGTTTGCGCAAAAAATTAAATCAATGATTAAGAGCAAGCGTCTTAAGTCAGTAGTTCCTAAATTTGATTTAAATAAGCCACCTGTTTTCGACATCAATCGCATTGCCTCTTACCTTCCACATCGTTTTCCATTTTTATTAATTGATAAAATAATTGAGCTAAGCGAAACCAAAGTGGTTGGAGTAAAAAATGTAACCATGAACGAATGGTTTTTCGAAGGCCATTTTCCTAATAACCCTGTAATGCCAGGAGTGATACAAATAGAAGCGATGGCACAAACTGGAGGTATACTTGCTCTGAATTCAGTACCCGATCCCAGTAATTATTGGACTTATTTTATGAAAATAGAATATGCCAAGTTTAAGAATAAAGTATTACCAGGCGACACCCTTGTGTTTGACCTTGAATTGGTACAGCCCATACGCAGAGGCATCGTGCTTATGCGTGGTGTGGCTTATGCTGGCGACAAAGTAGCTCTTGAAGCGGAGATGATGGCCCAAATAATTAAAAAGAGCTAA
- the lpxA gene encoding acyl-ACP--UDP-N-acetylglucosamine O-acyltransferase: protein MANSISNLAVINPNARIGNDVTIGPFCVIHGDVEIGDGCELHNNVTIYDGARIGKHCKLFPGSVISAVPQDLKFENEVTIAQIGDHTTIRECVTINRGTKALGKTVVGSNNLLMAYVHVAHDCIVGNHCILANLVTLAGHITIDDYAIIGGISAVHQFVHIGSHVMISGGSLVRKDVPPYTMSAHEPLSYIGINAVGLRRRGYTNDDITSIHNIYRIVFEEKHTSKKAIELINTNLPESKFRSEIVKFISDSQRGIMKGYAGEDND, encoded by the coding sequence ATGGCTAACTCCATTTCTAACCTTGCAGTAATAAACCCAAATGCACGCATTGGCAATGATGTTACCATAGGCCCTTTTTGCGTGATACACGGTGATGTAGAAATTGGAGATGGATGCGAATTGCACAATAACGTTACCATTTATGATGGTGCCCGTATTGGTAAGCATTGCAAATTGTTTCCGGGTTCTGTAATTTCTGCTGTGCCTCAGGATTTAAAATTTGAAAATGAAGTTACCATTGCTCAAATTGGAGACCATACAACCATACGCGAGTGTGTAACTATAAACCGTGGCACCAAGGCGTTGGGCAAAACCGTTGTAGGCAGCAATAATTTACTTATGGCTTATGTACATGTTGCTCACGATTGTATAGTAGGTAATCATTGCATACTTGCCAACCTGGTTACCCTTGCCGGACACATAACCATTGATGATTATGCAATCATTGGTGGCATTAGTGCTGTACATCAGTTTGTTCATATTGGTTCGCATGTAATGATTAGTGGAGGATCTTTAGTGCGCAAAGATGTACCACCTTATACCATGAGCGCCCATGAGCCACTTTCTTACATTGGAATAAACGCTGTTGGATTGCGCAGACGCGGATATACCAACGATGACATTACCTCTATTCACAACATCTATCGCATTGTGTTTGAAGAAAAGCATACATCAAAAAAAGCGATTGAACTTATCAATACGAATTTGCCTGAAAGCAAGTTTCGCTCCGAAATCGTAAAATTTATTTCCGATTCGCAACGTGGCATTATGAAAGGTTATGCAGGCGAGGATAACGACTAA
- a CDS encoding ABC transporter ATP-binding protein, which yields MNSIALQGVAKKYGSLFLFKNVTTTIYHGERWAITGINGCGKSTLLKIIAGHVMPNKGSVTVTINDSTVDAMLQYNYMAYAAPYLEVPEDMTMKQLIKFYFKFKRLQPKVADQEAFVAITNLAQSLDKPIKNFSSGMKQRLKLALAFLSDTPFLLLDEPLTNLDAQGYEWYKMLMQNYSDNRTVIISSNSVAEEIFVCNKTIRISDYQ from the coding sequence GTGAACAGCATTGCCCTGCAAGGAGTGGCCAAAAAATACGGAAGCCTTTTTTTATTTAAGAATGTTACCACCACCATATACCATGGCGAGCGTTGGGCTATTACCGGCATTAATGGCTGTGGAAAAAGTACCTTACTCAAGATAATTGCCGGCCATGTGATGCCGAATAAAGGAAGTGTAACGGTTACTATAAACGATAGTACTGTGGATGCCATGCTGCAATACAATTACATGGCTTATGCTGCACCCTACCTCGAAGTGCCTGAGGATATGACTATGAAGCAACTAATAAAATTTTATTTTAAGTTTAAGAGGCTACAACCAAAGGTTGCAGACCAGGAAGCTTTTGTTGCCATTACCAACCTTGCCCAGTCACTTGATAAGCCAATTAAAAACTTCAGCTCAGGGATGAAACAGCGATTGAAGCTTGCTCTGGCATTTTTGTCTGATACGCCTTTTTTACTGCTTGATGAGCCCCTTACCAACCTCGATGCGCAGGGTTATGAATGGTATAAGATGCTGATGCAAAATTATTCTGATAACCGCACGGTAATTATTAGCTCGAACAGTGTAGCCGAAGAGATTTTTGTTTGCAATAAAACTATAAGGATTAGCGATTATCAATAA
- the purD gene encoding phosphoribosylamine--glycine ligase — translation MNVLLLGSGGREHALALKITQSKLLTQLYIAPGNAGTLQCGSNVPIGVNDFGAIETFCLENNINMIVVGPEDPLVNGIFDYFQAAHLSHIKIIGPSKYGAQLEGSKEFAKQFMQRHHIPTARYKSFTNENFDEALPFLQSLTAPFVLKADGLAAGKGVLIIDSMEEALQELDQMINQKKFGQASATVVIEEFLEGIEVSFFAYTNGSDYVLLPEAKDYKRIGESDTGLNTGGMGAVSPVTFITDSLRNKIETQIIAPTINGLKQEKIIYTGFVFFGLMICNQKPYVIEYNCRMGDPETEVVVPRIQSDLLALFASSSLKDYKIESNPSYTVTVMCVAGGYPGHYEKGKIISGVYQSCESVIMHAGTMIKDNTLVTNGGRVLAITSKDADLQLALQKSYNTINQLCWDGIYYRKDIGKDLLAFI, via the coding sequence ATGAACGTTCTTCTTCTTGGCAGTGGTGGCCGCGAGCATGCGTTGGCTTTAAAAATTACACAAAGCAAATTACTTACCCAACTATACATTGCCCCCGGCAATGCAGGCACTTTGCAATGTGGAAGTAACGTACCTATCGGAGTAAATGATTTTGGTGCCATCGAAACATTTTGCCTTGAAAATAATATTAACATGATCGTTGTTGGCCCCGAAGACCCTTTGGTGAACGGCATATTCGATTACTTCCAGGCAGCACATTTATCCCACATAAAAATTATTGGCCCTTCCAAATATGGCGCACAACTCGAAGGCAGTAAAGAATTTGCCAAACAATTTATGCAGCGTCATCATATACCTACTGCACGTTACAAGAGTTTTACGAATGAAAACTTCGATGAGGCATTACCATTCTTGCAATCGCTTACTGCGCCTTTTGTGCTCAAGGCCGATGGCCTTGCGGCAGGAAAAGGGGTACTAATAATTGATTCGATGGAGGAGGCACTGCAAGAGCTTGATCAGATGATTAATCAAAAAAAGTTTGGACAAGCAAGTGCAACCGTTGTAATTGAAGAGTTTTTAGAAGGCATTGAAGTTTCATTTTTTGCCTATACCAATGGCAGCGATTATGTACTGCTTCCCGAAGCTAAAGATTACAAACGTATTGGCGAAAGCGATACCGGCCTAAACACAGGCGGCATGGGTGCAGTATCTCCGGTAACTTTTATTACTGATAGCTTGCGAAATAAAATTGAAACGCAAATTATTGCTCCAACCATTAATGGACTTAAACAAGAAAAAATAATTTATACCGGCTTTGTATTTTTTGGATTAATGATTTGCAACCAGAAACCCTATGTGATAGAATACAATTGCCGCATGGGTGATCCCGAAACCGAAGTAGTGGTACCGCGCATTCAATCAGACTTGCTGGCGTTATTTGCATCAAGTAGTTTGAAAGATTATAAAATAGAAAGCAATCCATCGTATACAGTAACCGTAATGTGTGTAGCAGGCGGCTACCCCGGCCATTATGAAAAAGGCAAAATTATTTCGGGAGTTTACCAGTCTTGCGAAAGCGTTATCATGCATGCAGGCACAATGATAAAAGATAATACTTTGGTAACGAATGGCGGGCGCGTATTGGCAATAACTTCTAAGGATGCAGATTTGCAGCTGGCGCTACAAAAATCTTACAACACCATCAACCAGCTTTGTTGGGATGGCATTTATTATCGTAAAGATATTGGGAAAGACCTGCTAGCGTTTATATAA
- a CDS encoding aldehyde dehydrogenase family protein has protein sequence MENTKTATKENRVSKNAISLNGNGQTTSRLAVNKTYKMYVDGKFIRSESGRYFTLPADASINICRASRKDIRDAVVVARKAQPEWGKRSAYNKGQILYRIAEMLEARKAQIISSLIAEGIKPQAAESEVHAAIDTFIHYAGWSDKYIQLFSTVNPVESSHFNFSYPEPQGITACIAPEAGGALGLAQSIAPAIVGGNTIIVLSSYTHSVTACIMAEIFHSSDVPGGVINILNGQRKELMQHFATHKDINAIVFSDVTAEEYKAIETNACSNLKRVVNLAKRNEQSPYRIMELQEIKTTWHPVGL, from the coding sequence ATGGAAAATACCAAGACTGCCACAAAAGAAAATAGAGTTTCCAAGAATGCCATTTCGCTAAATGGCAATGGGCAAACAACAAGCAGATTGGCCGTAAACAAAACATACAAGATGTATGTTGATGGCAAATTTATTCGTAGCGAATCGGGACGATATTTCACCTTGCCTGCCGATGCCTCCATAAATATTTGCCGCGCCTCGCGCAAAGACATACGCGATGCGGTAGTAGTTGCTCGTAAAGCGCAACCTGAATGGGGCAAGCGTTCGGCTTACAACAAAGGTCAGATTCTTTACCGCATTGCCGAAATGTTGGAAGCACGTAAGGCACAAATAATTTCTTCGCTCATAGCTGAAGGTATTAAACCACAAGCTGCCGAGAGCGAAGTACATGCTGCCATTGACACCTTCATACATTATGCGGGCTGGAGCGATAAGTACATACAACTATTCAGCACGGTTAATCCGGTTGAGAGTTCACACTTTAATTTCTCGTATCCTGAACCACAAGGTATAACAGCATGTATTGCGCCTGAGGCGGGTGGCGCATTGGGTCTGGCACAAAGTATTGCACCTGCCATAGTTGGCGGCAATACGATAATCGTGCTATCATCATATACACACTCCGTTACAGCCTGTATTATGGCCGAAATATTTCATTCATCGGATGTGCCTGGCGGAGTCATCAACATCTTAAATGGTCAGCGCAAAGAACTAATGCAGCACTTTGCCACACACAAGGACATTAATGCAATCGTGTTTAGTGATGTAACGGCTGAGGAGTATAAAGCCATCGAAACCAATGCATGCAGCAACCTAAAGCGTGTGGTAAATCTTGCCAAACGCAACGAGCAAAGTCCATATCGCATTATGGAATTGCAAGAAATTAAAACTACCTGGCATCCGGTTGGATTGTAA
- a CDS encoding choice-of-anchor J domain-containing protein, with protein MKKILITLIIPLLGYASMGQVCEGVTLLNETFEKGMPSGWMAIDNDGLPLDSIMHGRGFGPTFTIQNHLAQRCVGSSTYVTGTMCDDFLITPKVNVLPGKNYCLGFQAANYRAFGEDSFDVYISTTGNSASDFITTTPISSFQLGANAAWINYSIDLTPYASKPFWLAFRHHTKACYSAIFFDNIKISRVATKDLALQSANTAKMIAPGSINPPILVCNGGKVTITSFTLRRQLNNNSVQSQTYNMTVTPGSCKTVYFNSSLALTTKGNYTLKHWIHKANGTVEINKNNDSLVAQVYVDNLSRKILAEEFTQPSCGPCLDYNPPYDSLCSIYRQNHKLIQLKYHSKWPGYDPMYNENPVQNDARIFYYGIPFIPSVRTNGQFLNKYDTILGSYFAGHPVGIAASYFDSLSTLSSVFILGATAQISGNNINFEVKVKPSTNINNEQWVLHAVVMEDTIDFNGISPGTNGETIFYQTMRKMLPDENGTLLPNMNAGQALTYNFSYDYTTCSSCVIDELKLVTFVQDLRTNEVYQCNLSQPVSVIASRTSRQQFALFPNPTRGQVRLKKLDEENILQKIVVTDASGRQVQVLENVTDQGNLYLLDLSGMADGIYFIDAVGNKSTWQGRVTLQQ; from the coding sequence ATGAAAAAAATTTTAATTACTCTTATTATTCCTTTGTTGGGATATGCAAGCATGGGGCAGGTATGCGAAGGCGTAACGTTGCTAAACGAAACATTTGAAAAAGGAATGCCATCAGGCTGGATGGCTATTGACAACGATGGTTTGCCTTTGGACTCTATTATGCATGGCCGTGGATTTGGCCCTACGTTTACTATTCAAAATCATCTGGCCCAAAGATGTGTTGGAAGCAGCACGTATGTTACCGGTACTATGTGCGATGACTTTCTGATTACACCAAAAGTAAATGTACTTCCGGGCAAAAATTATTGCCTGGGCTTTCAGGCTGCCAATTACAGGGCCTTTGGCGAAGATTCTTTTGATGTATACATTTCAACTACCGGTAATTCGGCTAGCGATTTCATAACTACAACACCCATTTCATCTTTTCAATTAGGAGCTAACGCTGCCTGGATTAATTACAGCATTGACCTTACTCCATATGCAAGCAAACCCTTTTGGCTAGCATTCAGGCATCATACCAAAGCCTGTTATTCGGCTATCTTTTTTGATAATATAAAAATTTCCAGAGTGGCCACCAAAGATCTTGCCCTGCAAAGCGCCAATACAGCAAAGATGATAGCTCCGGGGAGTATCAATCCCCCCATTCTGGTGTGCAATGGTGGCAAGGTAACTATCACCTCCTTTACGTTGCGCAGGCAACTCAATAATAATTCGGTGCAATCGCAAACGTATAACATGACCGTTACACCTGGTTCATGCAAAACAGTTTATTTTAATTCGAGCCTTGCCTTAACCACCAAAGGCAACTACACACTCAAGCATTGGATTCACAAAGCAAATGGCACCGTTGAAATAAATAAGAACAACGACTCGCTGGTAGCGCAAGTATATGTTGACAACCTAAGTCGTAAAATACTTGCCGAAGAATTTACCCAACCAAGTTGCGGCCCATGTCTGGATTATAATCCTCCTTACGATTCGCTATGCAGCATCTATCGGCAAAACCACAAATTGATTCAATTAAAATATCACTCCAAATGGCCAGGATATGACCCGATGTATAATGAAAACCCTGTACAAAATGATGCACGCATATTTTACTATGGCATACCATTTATTCCTTCGGTGCGCACCAACGGTCAGTTTTTAAATAAATACGATACCATTTTGGGTAGCTATTTTGCCGGACATCCGGTTGGTATTGCTGCTTCTTATTTCGATAGTTTGTCAACACTATCATCCGTTTTTATTTTGGGAGCAACTGCCCAGATTTCAGGCAACAACATAAATTTTGAAGTGAAGGTGAAACCTTCAACCAATATTAACAACGAGCAATGGGTATTACATGCAGTGGTTATGGAAGATACTATTGACTTTAACGGCATCTCTCCGGGCACAAATGGTGAAACCATTTTTTATCAAACCATGCGCAAAATGCTGCCAGACGAAAATGGAACGCTGTTGCCAAACATGAATGCCGGACAAGCACTTACTTACAACTTTTCGTACGATTATACGACCTGTTCATCCTGTGTGATTGACGAACTAAAGTTGGTCACTTTTGTTCAAGACCTTAGAACAAACGAGGTGTATCAATGTAACCTGAGCCAGCCTGTAAGTGTAATTGCAAGCCGTACATCGCGCCAGCAATTTGCCTTGTTTCCAAATCCTACTCGTGGACAAGTGCGGCTTAAGAAATTAGATGAAGAAAATATATTGCAAAAAATAGTGGTAACCGATGCTTCGGGACGTCAGGTGCAGGTACTTGAAAACGTGACCGATCAGGGTAACCTGTACCTATTAGATCTCAGTGGTATGGCAGACGGTATTTACTTTATTGATGCAGTGGGCAACAAATCAACTTGGCAAGGCCGGGTAACCTTGCAGCAATAA
- a CDS encoding M28 family peptidase: MKRFFIAVALTSVISIHTKAQQSVNDSTYIIANVKKHIVYLASDELMGRETGTDGEEKARNYIIENYKSIGLTPVFENNFLQSFPFTKGRTFGKNNELTINKERFEFGKDFTSFLFGFDTSGTGTIVNAGFGIDADSLGLNDYKNIDAKGKILLMDLMSPDGNNPHGKFGEHANLEKKVETAMSKGAVGIIFYTEANEKDILPVDLNIRRGKQLIPVVMIKGKNLKALKKFVGKEATIRVDLPKIEAIGNNVVGFLNNNAQTTIVISAHYDHLGLGEHGSLHRGSTEIHNGADDNASGTAALMELARLLKQSEYKANNYLFCAFSGEEMGLLGSKYFVEHATPPLAQINYNLNMDMVGRLKPEEPVLIINGVGTSPNWLPALNNITHLKVKTTESGVAPSDNTSFYLNGVPAIHFFSGTHSDYHKPSDDEDKINYSGEYAIIKYIYKTVGELNDDGKLPFVKTNDATNENTPRFKVTLGVVPDYAFEGEGMRIDGVTDGKPASKAGLVKGDIVIQLGEEKISDMQTYMKALSKFSKGQTTIVKAKRGEAIVENNITF; this comes from the coding sequence ATGAAAAGATTTTTTATAGCAGTTGCATTAACCAGTGTAATTTCCATTCACACCAAGGCGCAGCAAAGTGTAAATGATAGCACCTACATTATAGCAAACGTAAAAAAGCACATTGTATACCTTGCCTCGGACGAATTGATGGGTCGCGAAACCGGAACCGATGGTGAAGAAAAAGCACGCAATTACATTATCGAAAATTATAAATCGATTGGGCTAACACCGGTTTTCGAAAACAACTTTTTGCAATCTTTTCCATTTACTAAAGGTAGAACCTTTGGAAAAAATAATGAGCTTACTATCAATAAAGAGCGGTTTGAATTTGGAAAAGATTTCACCTCGTTTTTGTTTGGTTTTGATACGTCAGGCACCGGGACCATTGTAAATGCAGGTTTTGGGATTGATGCCGATTCGCTGGGATTGAACGATTACAAAAACATAGATGCAAAAGGAAAAATATTGTTAATGGATTTGATGTCGCCTGATGGTAACAATCCACATGGTAAATTTGGCGAGCATGCCAATTTGGAAAAAAAGGTGGAAACCGCTATGAGCAAGGGAGCTGTAGGAATTATATTTTATACCGAGGCTAACGAAAAAGACATTCTACCCGTAGATTTAAATATCCGCAGAGGCAAGCAACTCATACCAGTGGTAATGATAAAAGGGAAAAATCTAAAAGCGTTGAAAAAATTTGTGGGTAAAGAAGCCACCATCCGGGTTGACCTTCCTAAGATAGAAGCCATAGGTAATAATGTAGTTGGATTTTTAAATAATAATGCACAAACCACAATAGTGATTAGCGCGCACTACGATCATTTAGGGTTGGGCGAGCATGGTTCATTGCATCGCGGTAGTACCGAAATTCATAATGGGGCTGATGATAATGCCAGCGGTACCGCTGCACTGATGGAACTTGCAAGGCTGTTGAAACAATCAGAATATAAGGCTAACAATTATTTATTCTGTGCCTTCAGTGGCGAAGAGATGGGACTGTTAGGTTCCAAGTATTTTGTTGAACATGCCACTCCACCGTTAGCACAAATTAATTACAACCTCAACATGGATATGGTAGGAAGGCTGAAACCCGAAGAACCGGTGCTTATCATAAATGGTGTGGGCACATCGCCCAACTGGCTGCCAGCTTTGAACAACATAACGCATTTAAAAGTTAAAACTACAGAGTCTGGCGTGGCACCTAGCGACAACACCAGTTTTTATCTGAACGGTGTTCCTGCCATACATTTTTTTAGTGGTACACACAGCGACTATCATAAGCCAAGTGATGATGAGGATAAAATAAATTATAGCGGTGAATACGCAATTATCAAGTACATTTATAAAACGGTGGGAGAGTTAAATGATGATGGCAAATTGCCATTTGTAAAAACAAATGATGCCACTAACGAAAACACTCCGCGTTTTAAAGTAACCTTAGGTGTTGTGCCCGATTATGCTTTTGAGGGAGAGGGTATGCGCATAGATGGTGTAACGGATGGTAAGCCCGCATCAAAAGCCGGATTGGTTAAAGGTGACATTGTAATACAATTGGGCGAAGAAAAAATTTCGGATATGCAGACGTACATGAAAGCACTATCAAAATTTAGCAAAGGACAAACTACCATAGTTAAGGCTAAACGTGGAGAGGCAATTGTGGAGAACAACATTACATTTTAA
- a CDS encoding rhodanese-related sulfurtransferase, whose amino-acid sequence MPQLHNKIDKRVLKKKLQEDILARTTLSFYRYVKIEDVEAYRDKLYLELSRLNVLGRIYLAQEGVNAQISVPTEFFETFKTYIENDVLLSGIPFKIAVEDDGKSFYKLIVRIKKKIVADGLPEDAYDLNNIGKHIDARELNTYLEDKNTVIIDMRNHYESEVGKFENALCPDADTFRQALPMAVQMVEDKKDSKVILYCTGGIRCEKASAYFKHHGFKDVNQLYGGIIEYARDIKQMGLPSRFIGKNFVFDERMGERITEDIISQCHQCGAPCDHHVNCANDDCHLLFIQCDNCKATYNGCCTPSCMDIVSKPIEEQRTLRKGKKKDDAHAVYKSRLRPNLKKILNPQQE is encoded by the coding sequence ATGCCACAACTACACAATAAAATAGACAAACGAGTATTAAAGAAAAAATTACAGGAAGATATACTTGCCCGCACCACCTTATCATTTTATCGATATGTAAAAATAGAGGATGTTGAAGCGTATCGGGATAAATTGTATTTGGAGTTATCAAGGCTTAACGTACTGGGCAGAATATACCTTGCTCAGGAAGGAGTGAATGCGCAGATATCGGTACCCACCGAATTTTTTGAGACTTTCAAAACCTATATTGAAAACGATGTTTTGCTAAGTGGAATTCCATTTAAAATAGCGGTAGAGGATGACGGAAAATCATTTTATAAATTGATTGTACGTATTAAGAAAAAAATTGTTGCTGATGGCTTGCCCGAAGATGCCTATGACCTTAATAACATAGGAAAACACATTGATGCACGTGAACTAAATACTTACCTCGAAGATAAGAATACAGTGATTATTGACATGCGCAATCATTATGAAAGCGAAGTTGGAAAATTTGAGAATGCCCTTTGTCCGGATGCAGATACGTTTAGACAGGCATTGCCAATGGCAGTACAAATGGTAGAAGATAAAAAAGACAGCAAAGTAATATTGTACTGCACAGGAGGCATTCGTTGCGAAAAAGCAAGTGCCTATTTTAAGCACCACGGGTTCAAAGATGTAAATCAATTATACGGAGGCATAATTGAATATGCGCGCGATATTAAGCAAATGGGATTACCATCCAGGTTTATTGGCAAAAACTTTGTTTTTGATGAGCGGATGGGAGAGCGCATTACAGAAGATATAATTTCGCAATGTCATCAATGTGGTGCCCCATGCGACCATCATGTCAATTGTGCAAATGACGATTGTCATTTGCTTTTTATACAATGTGATAATTGCAAAGCAACTTATAACGGTTGCTGTACACCTTCGTGTATGGATATAGTGTCAAAGCCGATAGAAGAGCAACGCACCTTGCGCAAGGGAAAGAAAAAAGATGATGCCCATGCTGTATACAAAAGCAGACTACGCCCAAATCTGAAAAAGATACTAAACCCGCAGCAGGAGTAG